AAACGGTTGgtcaaaaagaatgaaaaacaacaaaaaagaaatttgaagaatgcTTTATGAGAGTAAAGGTGTTGTTTACTTCTGCGTGTTTCTCAAACAACCCGGTAATCCTTTTGGAGCTATAGCATAACCTCATACGTATGTATCCTTACATCtgaattatttttaaataaaactgtaaattagaaaaatatcaaaattcCGTTTTACATCTCGAAGTATTTTTTCGCTGATTTGCATAAACAAAGATTGTATCGAAATAGGTGTCAACTTCACAGGTGTCTAGGCGTTCGCTagcagttttctttttgataaatCATGGCTGAGTTAGACCAATATGCTATAATGATTGATATCGTTCTCTCTGATATGGATTTGAAAACGGTAAcgacaaaaaaagttaGGATGGCTTTAAAAGAAGCGTTTGCGATTGACTTGGAGTCACAAAGCAAACCCATTAATGAGTTAATTAGAATGCATTTGCAACTTGTAAAAGGAGGGCcgtctttgaaaagatctCTTGAAGATGTACTAAGGGAAAATGCTACTTTGGCGATGAAACTCACAAAGGAAGTAAGTATAAACAAACCATCAAcggaggaagaagaggagaaGAATGGTGATGGAATCAAGGATGCTGATGACTTGAGGACAAAAACTACAGTTAACAAGTC
The DNA window shown above is from Saccharomyces kudriavzevii IFO 1802 strain IFO1802 genome assembly, chromosome: 15 and carries:
- the UAF30 gene encoding Uaf30p (similar to Saccharomyces cerevisiae TRI1 (YMR233W) and UAF30 (YOR295W); ancestral locus Anc_8.764): MAELDQYAIMIDIVLSDMDLKTVTTKKVRMALKEAFAIDLESQSKPINELIRMHLQLVKGGPSLKRSLEDVLRENATLAMKLTKEVSINKPSTEEEEEKNGDGIKDADDLRTKTTVNKSPISTRQVILSKSLANLLGEPRLTRTDVVRQVWAYIKEHDLQNPKNRKEILCDEKLELIFGKRTDMFKMHKILVNHMTDPSKTTDNSSPAKAVSNPMQKNI